The Vibrio ishigakensis genome has a window encoding:
- a CDS encoding acyltransferase, with amino-acid sequence MSNLRLLSAKVVDIQCGERVTIIEPANVYGCKLDDDVFIGPFVEVQKNTRIGSRTKVQSHSFICEYVDIGTDCFIGHGVMFANDLFKSGTPDADSDSWQRITLGDKVTVGSNATVMASICSGAVIGAGSVVTKPILEKGIYAGNPARKLRSL; translated from the coding sequence ATGTCTAACCTAAGATTACTCTCTGCTAAGGTTGTCGATATTCAATGTGGCGAACGTGTCACCATCATCGAGCCTGCCAATGTCTATGGTTGTAAATTAGACGATGATGTCTTTATCGGTCCCTTCGTAGAAGTGCAAAAAAATACCCGAATTGGAAGCCGTACTAAGGTGCAGTCGCATAGCTTTATCTGTGAGTATGTAGATATAGGCACGGACTGTTTTATTGGTCATGGGGTGATGTTTGCCAACGACCTATTTAAGTCTGGCACTCCCGACGCAGATTCAGACTCTTGGCAACGAATAACCCTTGGCGATAAGGTCACCGTAGGTTCGAATGCCACTGTGATGGCTAGCATCTGTAGCGGGGCAGTTATTGGTGCAGGCAGCGTGGTAACAAAGCCAATATTGGAAAAAGGAATTTACGCGGGTAACCCAGCGAGAAAGCTTAGAAGCCTCTAG
- a CDS encoding beta-phosphoglucomutase family hydrolase yields the protein MEPKLEQYQAIIFDMDGTLIDTMPTHVSAWEQTAEEFGFDFDASWLHSLGGMPSPKIVLEINRRFNLELDPMQVSDFKMSRFAEAEEKGDLIEITHKVLLDNMEQKKVAIGTGSQRMNAEPLLESKGVIDHFDAVVTATEVENHKPFPDTFLLAAEQMNIQPKDCVVFEDTLLGLQAAHAAGMDCYLVTEKGFEFRPVLESAYTE from the coding sequence ATGGAACCAAAACTAGAACAATATCAAGCCATTATCTTTGATATGGATGGCACGCTTATCGATACTATGCCTACACATGTGTCTGCTTGGGAGCAAACCGCTGAAGAGTTTGGTTTTGATTTCGATGCAAGTTGGCTACATAGCCTAGGTGGTATGCCAAGCCCTAAGATTGTTCTAGAGATCAATCGTCGCTTCAATCTTGAACTCGACCCTATGCAGGTGTCCGACTTTAAGATGTCTCGCTTTGCTGAGGCAGAAGAGAAGGGCGACCTTATTGAGATTACGCACAAAGTGCTTCTCGATAATATGGAGCAGAAGAAGGTGGCGATTGGTACAGGTTCACAGCGCATGAATGCAGAACCGCTTCTCGAATCTAAAGGGGTTATCGACCACTTTGATGCTGTTGTGACAGCGACAGAAGTAGAGAACCATAAGCCTTTCCCTGATACTTTCTTGCTCGCGGCTGAGCAGATGAATATTCAGCCAAAAGACTGTGTTGTATTTGAAGACACGCTTCTAGGACTTCAAGCGGCACATGCGGCAGGGATGGATTGTTACCTTGTAACGGAGAAAGGGTTTGAGTTTAGGCCAGTTCTAGAGTCGGCTTACACAGAATAA
- a CDS encoding SOS response-associated peptidase produces MCGRMNITDDPLALWISENLGISFRSQANHDFRPTQSTRLISADLNVHDSNWGIHPNWSDKIIINARSETLLSKPLFANHFKRRVLVPCSGWYEWCNTPSGKQKTLFSPNNDSQFLMAGLEVEPQRFVTLTRKPTTEYQAYHHRMPMLIHVDQAKAWLSNDELARESLERPWDYSFTSEAESIAPQQNYSLF; encoded by the coding sequence GTGTGTGGCAGAATGAATATTACTGATGACCCGCTCGCGCTTTGGATCAGCGAAAATCTGGGGATATCCTTTCGCTCGCAAGCAAACCATGATTTCAGACCCACTCAATCGACGCGTCTGATCAGTGCGGATTTAAACGTTCATGATTCGAACTGGGGTATTCATCCAAACTGGTCCGATAAAATCATTATCAATGCACGTAGCGAGACCTTGCTCAGCAAACCCTTGTTCGCCAACCATTTTAAACGTCGAGTCTTGGTTCCCTGTAGTGGATGGTACGAGTGGTGTAATACACCATCGGGAAAACAGAAAACCCTATTCTCACCCAATAATGACTCGCAGTTTTTAATGGCTGGTTTAGAGGTAGAGCCCCAACGGTTTGTCACCCTGACACGCAAGCCAACAACCGAGTATCAAGCCTATCATCACAGAATGCCTATGCTCATCCACGTTGACCAAGCCAAAGCATGGTTAAGTAATGACGAGCTGGCGAGAGAGAGCCTTGAACGGCCTTGGGATTATTCATTTACCAGTGAAGCTGAGTCCATAGCTCCCCAGCAAAACTATTCGCTATTCTAG
- a CDS encoding FKBP-type peptidyl-prolyl cis-trans isomerase, with translation MSKFLFPAIVLVLALFMAYRVWNNHKLGQENFKTGQAFLQQNSQRSEVTTTESGLQYEVLVKGEGDVHPGPKSTVKVHYHGTLIDGTVFDSSVDRGEPIEFPLNKVIHGWQEGLQMMTKGDKFRLFIPSTLGYGKGGTGPIPPNATLIFDVELLDIK, from the coding sequence ATGTCAAAGTTCTTATTCCCAGCGATCGTATTGGTACTTGCCCTATTTATGGCATACCGAGTTTGGAATAACCACAAGTTAGGACAGGAAAACTTCAAAACAGGTCAAGCCTTCCTACAACAAAATAGTCAACGCTCTGAGGTAACCACTACCGAGAGCGGTCTGCAATATGAAGTGCTAGTTAAAGGCGAAGGTGATGTGCACCCTGGCCCTAAGAGCACAGTTAAGGTTCACTACCACGGCACTCTAATTGACGGTACTGTATTTGATAGCTCAGTTGACCGTGGCGAGCCAATCGAGTTTCCTCTAAACAAGGTAATCCATGGTTGGCAAGAAGGCCTACAAATGATGACTAAGGGTGACAAGTTCCGTCTGTTTATCCCTAGCACACTTGGTTATGGTAAAGGTGGTACGGGTCCTATCCCGCCAAACGCAACGCTTATCTTCGATGTTGAATTGCTAGACATCAAATAA
- the nirB gene encoding nitrite reductase large subunit NirB: protein MSKMKLVIIGNGMVGHRYIEDLVEKTDVTNMDITVFCEEPRKAYDRVHLSSYFSHHTADELSLVKEGFYEKHGINMLIGERAINVNREKNIVYSSTGREVQYDKLIMATGSFPFVPPIKGRESKDCFVYRTIEDLKAIEACAKKSKVGVVIGGGLLGLEAAGALKALGVETHVVEFAPKLMAEQLDQAGGNQLRQKIESMGVQVHTSKNTLEIAPEGAKARNVMRFADGTELETDFIVFSAGIRPQDKLAREMNLDIAPRGGIAINDNCQTSDESIYAIGECASWNEMFYGLVAPGYKMATVAVDHLVGNDSKFEGADMSAKLKLLGVKVGSIGDANGRTPGCKSYVYQNEELEVYKRLIVSEDNKKLLGAVMVGDTSDYGDLLQLMLNEIDLPEHPDTLILPAHAGAEKPTLGADALPESAVICSCFDVTKGKIAEAVAQGHHTIGDIKAVTGAGTGCGGCIPLVTSVLNAELEKAGVEVKADVCEHFAYSRQELFHLVRIGEIKSFEELLEKHGTGYGCEVCKPLAGSILASVWGDHILKPSLVKLHDTNDNFLGNMQKDGTYSVIPRMAGGEVTPQALAVLAEVAAEYNLYTKITGAQRIGLFGAQKDDLPAIWKKLVAAGYETGQAYAKALRMAKTCVGSTWCRYGVQDSVGLGVMIENRYKGIRTPHKMKFGVSGCTRECAEAQGKDLGIIATDAGWNMYVCGNGGMKPRHATLLAGDLDQETLIKYIDRFMMFYIRTAAPLQRTSTWFENLEGGIDYLREVVIEDKLGINDQLEADIAKLVEEFRCEWTDTINDETQLKRFAHFVNSDERDDNVVFVSERDQHRPATFTEKHPEAKGDILHVELV, encoded by the coding sequence ATGAGCAAGATGAAGCTAGTTATCATCGGTAACGGCATGGTGGGACACCGTTATATTGAAGATCTGGTTGAAAAAACAGATGTCACAAACATGGATATCACCGTGTTCTGTGAAGAGCCAAGAAAGGCTTATGATCGTGTTCACCTTTCCTCTTATTTCTCCCATCACACTGCGGACGAATTGTCTCTTGTAAAAGAAGGTTTTTACGAGAAGCATGGTATCAACATGCTAATCGGTGAGCGTGCTATCAACGTTAACCGTGAAAAGAACATCGTCTATTCAAGCACCGGCCGTGAAGTCCAGTATGACAAGCTCATCATGGCAACAGGCTCATTCCCGTTCGTTCCACCTATCAAAGGCCGTGAAAGCAAAGACTGCTTTGTTTACCGTACTATTGAAGACCTAAAAGCTATCGAAGCATGCGCTAAGAAGAGCAAGGTTGGTGTGGTAATCGGTGGTGGTCTACTAGGTCTTGAGGCTGCTGGCGCACTAAAAGCTCTAGGCGTAGAGACTCACGTTGTTGAGTTTGCTCCTAAGCTAATGGCTGAGCAACTTGACCAAGCTGGTGGTAATCAACTTCGTCAGAAGATCGAAAGCATGGGCGTTCAGGTTCACACCAGCAAGAACACTCTTGAGATCGCTCCTGAGGGTGCAAAAGCACGTAACGTAATGCGTTTTGCTGACGGTACTGAGCTTGAGACTGACTTCATCGTATTCTCTGCTGGTATCCGTCCTCAAGACAAACTAGCGCGTGAAATGAACCTAGACATCGCTCCTCGCGGTGGTATCGCTATCAACGACAACTGTCAGACTTCTGATGAAAGCATCTACGCTATCGGTGAGTGTGCATCTTGGAACGAGATGTTCTACGGCCTAGTAGCTCCTGGCTACAAGATGGCTACTGTTGCAGTTGATCACCTAGTGGGTAACGACAGCAAATTTGAAGGTGCTGACATGTCTGCGAAGCTTAAGCTTCTGGGCGTTAAAGTTGGCTCTATCGGCGATGCAAACGGTCGTACTCCTGGTTGTAAGAGCTACGTTTACCAAAACGAAGAGCTAGAAGTGTACAAGCGTCTTATCGTTTCTGAAGACAACAAGAAACTTCTTGGCGCAGTAATGGTTGGTGATACCTCTGACTACGGCGATCTTCTACAGCTAATGCTGAACGAAATCGACCTACCAGAGCACCCAGATACGCTAATCCTTCCTGCGCACGCTGGCGCAGAGAAACCGACTCTAGGTGCAGATGCACTTCCTGAGTCTGCGGTTATCTGTTCTTGCTTTGACGTAACTAAGGGCAAGATTGCGGAAGCTGTAGCTCAAGGTCACCACACCATCGGTGATATCAAAGCGGTAACAGGCGCAGGCACTGGCTGTGGCGGTTGTATCCCACTAGTGACTTCTGTTCTTAATGCTGAGCTTGAAAAAGCGGGTGTTGAGGTTAAAGCCGACGTATGTGAGCACTTTGCTTATTCTCGTCAAGAGCTATTCCATCTAGTACGCATCGGTGAAATCAAGTCGTTCGAAGAGCTACTTGAGAAGCACGGTACGGGCTATGGCTGTGAGGTCTGTAAGCCTCTAGCTGGTTCTATCCTAGCGTCAGTTTGGGGTGATCACATCCTTAAGCCGTCTCTAGTTAAACTGCACGATACCAACGATAACTTCCTAGGTAACATGCAAAAAGACGGTACTTACTCTGTGATCCCTCGTATGGCGGGTGGTGAGGTAACTCCACAAGCTCTAGCAGTACTTGCTGAGGTTGCGGCTGAGTACAACCTTTACACCAAGATCACTGGTGCACAGCGTATCGGTCTATTTGGCGCGCAAAAAGATGACCTTCCAGCAATCTGGAAGAAGCTAGTCGCTGCGGGCTATGAAACCGGTCAAGCGTATGCGAAAGCGTTGCGTATGGCTAAGACCTGTGTGGGTTCTACCTGGTGTCGTTACGGCGTTCAAGACTCTGTAGGTCTGGGCGTAATGATCGAGAACCGTTACAAGGGTATCCGTACTCCTCATAAGATGAAGTTCGGTGTATCGGGCTGTACTCGTGAGTGTGCGGAAGCGCAAGGTAAAGACCTTGGCATCATTGCAACCGATGCTGGTTGGAACATGTATGTGTGTGGTAACGGCGGTATGAAACCTCGTCACGCAACACTACTTGCAGGCGACCTAGATCAAGAGACCCTAATCAAGTACATCGACCGCTTCATGATGTTCTACATCCGTACAGCTGCGCCGCTACAGCGCACCTCTACTTGGTTCGAGAACCTTGAAGGTGGGATCGATTACCTACGTGAAGTGGTTATCGAAGACAAGCTAGGCATCAACGACCAGCTAGAAGCGGATATCGCGAAACTAGTAGAAGAGTTCCGTTGTGAGTGGACTGACACTATCAACGATGAAACTCAACTTAAGCGTTTTGCTCACTTCGTTAACTCTGACGAGCGTGACGACAACGTGGTATTTGTTTCTGAGCGTGATCAACACCGTCCAGCAACGTTCACTGAAAAACACCCAGAAGCGAAGGGCGATATCCTTCACGTTGAATTGGTGTAA
- a CDS encoding inosine/guanosine kinase has protein sequence MKFPGQRKSKHYFPTELRDPLANQIRQTPRLARPTIVGVGQTIVDIEARVDLAFLDKYNLSKGHSLVVKQEVADELYKELIERDLITHEHPGDTIGNTLHNYSVLADSKSVLLGVMSKNIEVGSYAYRYLCKNSSRVNLNHLQTVDGPIGRCYTLITDDGERTFAINEGHMNQLLPESIPEHVFEKASALVISSYLMRGQPEDPMPQAVQRAVQLAKENDVPVILTLGTKYVIEGNADWWQNFLKANVTVVAMNEEEAEALTGEKDPLLAADAALNWVDLVLCTAGPVGLYMAGYVDNRNKRETDFTLLPGNIPEFNKYEFSRAMRYKECQDPVRVYSHIAPYLGGPLEIKNTNGAGDGALSAVLHDIAANAYHKQNVPTSQKHTANFLTYSSLSQICKYANRVSYELLTQHSARLSRSLPEREDSLEEVYWDR, from the coding sequence ATGAAATTTCCTGGCCAGAGAAAATCTAAACACTATTTCCCAACCGAACTGCGTGATCCACTTGCTAATCAGATCCGTCAAACGCCAAGGTTAGCAAGACCAACAATCGTCGGCGTAGGTCAAACCATTGTTGATATCGAGGCTCGCGTTGATCTCGCATTCCTAGATAAGTACAACCTGAGTAAGGGACACTCGCTAGTTGTTAAGCAGGAAGTGGCCGATGAGCTTTATAAAGAGCTTATCGAGCGTGATTTGATCACCCATGAGCATCCTGGAGATACCATAGGCAATACGCTTCACAACTACTCTGTGCTAGCGGACAGCAAATCGGTTCTACTTGGCGTTATGTCTAAGAACATCGAGGTTGGCTCTTACGCGTATCGCTATCTTTGTAAGAACTCATCTCGTGTAAACCTAAATCACCTGCAAACCGTGGATGGCCCAATCGGTCGCTGCTACACCCTGATCACAGATGATGGTGAACGCACCTTTGCTATTAACGAAGGCCATATGAACCAGCTGCTTCCTGAAAGCATCCCTGAGCATGTCTTTGAAAAGGCGTCAGCATTGGTGATCTCTTCTTACCTAATGCGCGGTCAACCTGAAGACCCTATGCCACAAGCAGTGCAACGTGCTGTGCAGCTGGCAAAAGAAAATGACGTGCCGGTAATCCTTACCCTTGGTACCAAATATGTTATCGAAGGCAATGCCGACTGGTGGCAAAACTTCCTTAAAGCTAATGTCACTGTAGTGGCAATGAACGAGGAAGAAGCTGAAGCACTGACTGGGGAGAAAGATCCTCTGCTTGCTGCAGATGCGGCGCTTAACTGGGTAGACCTAGTGCTTTGTACCGCAGGTCCTGTAGGCCTTTACATGGCGGGATACGTTGATAACCGCAATAAGCGAGAGACTGATTTTACTTTGTTACCAGGTAACATTCCCGAGTTTAATAAGTATGAATTCAGCCGCGCGATGCGCTACAAAGAGTGCCAAGACCCAGTGCGCGTATATTCACATATCGCACCGTATCTAGGTGGCCCACTTGAGATCAAGAACACTAATGGCGCTGGCGATGGTGCACTGTCTGCTGTACTTCACGATATCGCAGCCAACGCCTATCACAAGCAGAATGTTCCAACCTCTCAAAAGCATACCGCGAACTTCTTGACTTACTCTTCTCTTTCACAGATCTGTAAGTACGCAAACCGTGTTAGCTATGAGTTGCTAACCCAACACTCAGCGCGTCTTTCTCGATCTCTGCCTGAACGTGAAGACAGCCTAGAAGAAGTGTACTGGGACAGATAA
- the nirD gene encoding nitrite reductase small subunit NirD, with protein MAFTKVCKIEDIIPGTGVVALLNGEQVAIFRPRATEEVFAINNMDPFYKSNVLSRGLIVEHDEQLWVASPLKKQRFNLATGACMEDESFSVKAYKARVTKGQVEVSA; from the coding sequence ATGGCATTTACAAAAGTTTGTAAAATCGAAGACATCATCCCTGGCACGGGCGTAGTTGCTCTGCTGAACGGTGAACAGGTTGCAATCTTCCGTCCACGTGCGACTGAAGAAGTGTTTGCAATCAACAACATGGACCCGTTCTACAAGTCGAACGTACTTTCTCGCGGCCTTATCGTTGAGCACGATGAGCAGCTTTGGGTGGCTAGTCCACTTAAGAAGCAGCGCTTCAACCTTGCGACAGGTGCCTGCATGGAAGACGAGAGCTTTAGTGTGAAAGCATACAAAGCGCGCGTGACTAAGGGCCAAGTAGAAGTTTCTGCATAA
- a CDS encoding thiol:disulfide interchange protein DsbA/DsbL gives MKSITKTFALLICSLFFITACSENSTPELNKQYTQLPNDLSDMLDKPVVEVFSLTCGHCLQMEKFLPEIETRINQPIGKVHVTFNESAQMAAMFYYAAEMQSQDGKVAPEMMHDLFNIYHAEQDKSSDERKASLVQAYTERGMVSPYDLSKEQQEELFGRVGDAIKISEKGMINSVPTFIVNGKYMVLTSAHNDVDAIANTINYLLTQG, from the coding sequence ATGAAATCAATAACAAAAACCTTTGCCCTACTCATCTGCTCGCTTTTCTTCATCACCGCTTGCAGTGAGAACTCAACGCCAGAATTAAACAAGCAATACACTCAACTGCCAAATGATCTCAGCGATATGCTAGACAAGCCAGTTGTTGAGGTTTTCTCTCTAACCTGTGGTCACTGCCTGCAGATGGAGAAATTCCTGCCTGAGATTGAAACACGTATCAACCAGCCTATTGGTAAGGTTCATGTCACCTTTAACGAGAGTGCTCAAATGGCGGCCATGTTCTATTATGCCGCTGAGATGCAGTCACAAGACGGCAAGGTAGCACCTGAAATGATGCATGATCTGTTCAACATCTATCATGCTGAGCAAGACAAGAGCTCAGATGAGCGCAAAGCATCACTTGTACAAGCGTACACCGAGCGCGGTATGGTTTCTCCATATGACCTTTCGAAGGAACAACAAGAAGAGCTGTTTGGACGCGTTGGCGATGCCATCAAGATTTCTGAAAAAGGCATGATTAATTCTGTGCCTACATTCATTGTTAATGGCAAATACATGGTTCTGACCTCAGCTCATAACGATGTAGATGCTATTGCTAACACCATCAACTATCTATTGACCCAAGGATAA
- a CDS encoding formate/nitrite transporter family protein: MNDLKPAEFVQTMIDVGEAKVKTSTRDLILRGTMAGIILSLAVVVAITTITQTGIGIVGALVFPVGFCILSLMGYDLVTGVFGLAPLAKFENRPGVTWGRVLRCWGLVGLGNLIGSLIVAYLIAVSLTANFSIDPNAVAQKFIAVSTARTVGFENLGADGWITCFVRGIFCNLMVCLGVVGNMTARTVAGKIAAMWLPIFIFFALVFEHTVVNMFLFPLGMMLGADFGMATYLNFNLIPTILGNLVGGLLFTCIPLYLTHAKTAPAIDAEEQVEVKLAEQR, from the coding sequence ATGAACGATCTAAAACCTGCAGAATTTGTTCAAACCATGATCGATGTTGGTGAAGCGAAAGTAAAAACCAGCACTCGTGACCTGATCCTTCGCGGTACTATGGCGGGTATTATCCTGTCTCTTGCTGTAGTAGTAGCTATCACTACTATCACGCAAACCGGTATCGGTATCGTGGGCGCACTCGTGTTCCCAGTGGGCTTCTGTATTCTTAGCCTTATGGGTTATGACCTAGTAACGGGTGTATTTGGTCTTGCTCCTCTAGCTAAATTTGAAAACCGTCCAGGCGTTACTTGGGGTCGCGTACTTCGCTGCTGGGGTCTTGTTGGTCTTGGTAACCTTATCGGTTCACTTATCGTTGCATACCTAATTGCAGTATCTCTAACCGCTAACTTCTCTATCGACCCTAACGCGGTAGCTCAGAAGTTCATCGCAGTTTCTACAGCACGAACCGTTGGTTTTGAAAACCTAGGTGCTGATGGCTGGATCACATGTTTTGTTCGCGGCATCTTCTGTAACCTTATGGTTTGTCTAGGTGTTGTGGGTAACATGACTGCACGTACCGTTGCAGGTAAGATTGCAGCAATGTGGCTACCAATCTTCATCTTCTTCGCACTAGTATTCGAACACACAGTAGTAAACATGTTCCTATTCCCACTAGGTATGATGCTAGGTGCTGATTTTGGTATGGCGACTTACCTAAACTTCAACCTTATCCCAACTATCCTAGGTAACCTAGTAGGTGGTCTACTGTTCACTTGTATCCCACTTTACCTAACTCACGCTAAGACTGCGCCAGCAATCGATGCGGAAGAACAAGTTGAAGTAAAGCTAGCTGAACAGCGTTAA
- the cobA gene encoding uroporphyrinogen-III C-methyltransferase: protein MTTTTANQGGFVSLVGAGPGDPDLLTVKALRLIQKAEVVVYDRLVSDEIMSMVNQDAELIYVGKKLNHHCVPQDQINQVLVVKAQENKHVVRLKGGDPFIFGRGGEELEKLALESIPYEVVPGITAAAGCTAYAGIPLTHRDHAQSVHFITGHLKKEGMDVDWNGLAKGNTTLVFYMGLKESPNIQARLMNHGLSGETSVAIIERGTTPRQRVLTGTLDCLADLATQAISPSLIVVGSVTSLHKELNWFDN, encoded by the coding sequence ATGACTACAACTACTGCAAATCAAGGTGGATTTGTCTCTTTGGTCGGAGCTGGCCCAGGTGACCCGGATCTACTGACGGTGAAAGCGCTGCGCTTGATCCAAAAGGCAGAGGTTGTGGTTTATGATCGCTTGGTTTCTGATGAAATCATGAGCATGGTGAACCAAGATGCTGAACTTATCTATGTAGGTAAAAAGCTCAACCACCACTGCGTCCCTCAAGACCAAATTAACCAAGTACTGGTGGTTAAAGCTCAAGAGAACAAGCATGTAGTGCGTCTTAAAGGCGGTGACCCTTTTATCTTCGGTCGTGGTGGGGAAGAGCTAGAAAAACTAGCCCTTGAGTCTATCCCTTACGAGGTAGTTCCAGGTATTACTGCTGCAGCAGGTTGTACCGCGTATGCAGGTATCCCTCTAACTCATAGAGACCATGCACAAAGTGTTCATTTCATCACTGGCCATCTTAAGAAAGAGGGCATGGATGTAGATTGGAATGGTCTGGCAAAAGGCAATACCACCCTTGTGTTCTATATGGGTCTGAAAGAGAGTCCAAACATTCAAGCTAGGTTGATGAATCACGGTTTGAGCGGCGAGACATCGGTTGCGATCATTGAGCGCGGTACTACGCCAAGACAGCGCGTGTTAACCGGAACACTAGATTGTCTTGCTGACCTAGCTACTCAGGCGATCAGTCCGTCACTTATCGTAGTTGGCAGTGTGACAAGTCTCCACAAAGAGCTAAACTGGTTCGACAACTAG
- the add gene encoding adenosine deaminase, which yields MNYFELQKIDLHCHLDGSVRPSTIIDLAQIQNTEIPSQDEAIIGEMMIAPETCNDLQEYLTRFDLPLKVMQTVEALERITYELYQDAAEENVKYMEVRFAPLLHTSKGLSVTQIIEAVVKGLMRAEQDFDIHGNIIVCALRTMPTETIKPMLDECQPFLNKGVCAFDLAGAELPGFCHDFVEHAEYARKLGFNITIHAGEQGEGQNVEDAIKLLHAQRVGHGIHIKNHAGGYKAVEDGNIGLETCPSSNVQTKAVASLSEHPAADFYHKGLPVTINTDNRTVSNTTMTKEVQKVIENFKLTEEDYKAIYLQSVEQSFASLEVKQSLIAKLG from the coding sequence ATGAATTATTTCGAACTTCAAAAAATTGATCTTCACTGCCATCTAGACGGCAGTGTTCGCCCCTCCACCATCATCGACTTGGCTCAAATACAAAACACAGAAATTCCCAGCCAAGATGAGGCGATAATTGGCGAAATGATGATTGCTCCCGAAACCTGCAACGACCTGCAAGAATACCTAACCCGTTTTGACCTTCCTCTTAAGGTAATGCAAACCGTTGAAGCTTTAGAGCGTATTACTTACGAGCTTTATCAAGACGCGGCCGAAGAAAACGTAAAGTATATGGAAGTGCGCTTTGCCCCGCTGCTGCATACCAGCAAAGGCCTCTCCGTTACCCAAATCATCGAAGCAGTGGTTAAAGGGTTAATGCGTGCAGAACAAGATTTCGATATTCACGGCAATATCATCGTCTGCGCCCTACGCACCATGCCTACTGAAACCATCAAACCAATGCTCGATGAGTGTCAGCCATTCTTAAACAAGGGTGTATGTGCATTCGACCTAGCGGGAGCAGAATTACCAGGGTTCTGTCATGACTTTGTAGAGCATGCTGAGTACGCTCGTAAACTAGGCTTTAACATCACTATTCACGCGGGTGAGCAAGGTGAAGGGCAAAACGTAGAAGATGCCATTAAGCTACTACACGCACAGCGCGTCGGTCACGGCATTCATATCAAGAACCACGCGGGTGGCTACAAGGCGGTAGAAGATGGCAACATCGGACTTGAGACCTGCCCTAGCAGTAACGTGCAAACCAAGGCAGTAGCAAGCCTTAGTGAACACCCAGCAGCAGACTTCTACCATAAGGGGTTGCCAGTAACCATCAACACAGATAACCGCACAGTATCGAATACCACTATGACCAAAGAGGTTCAGAAGGTAATCGAGAACTTCAAACTGACTGAAGAAGACTACAAAGCCATCTATCTACAATCTGTAGAACAGAGCTTTGCAAGCCTTGAAGTGAAACAAAGCCTGATTGCTAAGCTAGGCTAA
- a CDS encoding DUF1223 domain-containing protein — protein MRTLTLLLALAPFTLFAQTWSHSGQPAQLVQLFTSEGCSSCPPADRYLSKFKGHSGLWEEVIPTAYHVDYWDYIGWKDRFANPAFSQKQRLYRSYGVLGSVYTPGFVVDGQEWKGFFYRSQRKLPLSSAPDAKTLTLVNQNMDYRLRFSDNSEYVATIVWLALDETTEVKRGENRGRTLSHDFVVLEEQQKLGKGEWSFMPNDIQGADAVAVWLTKRGEFQPVQTVAGYLDRN, from the coding sequence ATGCGCACTCTTACCTTGTTGCTTGCCTTAGCGCCGTTTACTCTGTTTGCACAAACCTGGAGTCATTCAGGGCAACCTGCTCAATTAGTACAACTCTTTACCTCTGAAGGGTGCTCGAGTTGCCCGCCAGCTGATAGATACCTCTCTAAGTTCAAGGGACACAGTGGGTTGTGGGAGGAGGTCATCCCTACTGCCTACCACGTCGACTACTGGGACTATATTGGTTGGAAAGACAGGTTCGCCAATCCCGCATTTAGTCAGAAGCAAAGACTGTATCGCTCTTACGGAGTACTGGGCAGTGTCTACACGCCTGGGTTTGTAGTTGATGGCCAAGAGTGGAAGGGGTTCTTTTACCGCAGCCAGAGAAAACTTCCATTATCTTCTGCGCCCGATGCCAAGACATTGACGCTGGTGAATCAAAACATGGACTATAGACTTCGTTTTAGTGACAACAGTGAATATGTTGCCACTATAGTCTGGCTTGCCTTAGATGAAACTACAGAAGTGAAACGCGGTGAAAACCGTGGGCGAACCCTGAGCCACGATTTTGTGGTGCTAGAAGAGCAGCAGAAACTGGGTAAGGGCGAGTGGTCATTTATGCCAAATGACATTCAAGGTGCCGATGCGGTTGCGGTTTGGCTGACAAAAAGAGGGGAGTTTCAACCGGTTCAGACTGTTGCTGGTTATCTAGATCGCAACTAG